The genomic segment CAGCATTGGTGCTGCTCTTGTCCGGCTTGGGAAAACCCTTGGAAAATGCCACACGGCTAAGACGATAGCCATTCGGGGGTTTGCGGTTCCTATAATCATCAGCCACCTTGTAACACTCTGCAAACAATCACCAGACTCACCAGCTTCCGTGGAAAGAAATCAGCGCCGCCGACCCTTGATGGTTAAACTTGATATCCAGCGGCGCCAGGTGAGACCCAAATGTAATATGAGGGGATACAGTATCGTCCTGGCACCACTGATCCGTGTAATTGCTCGGCATCTGATCGCCCACCATCTGCTGACCAGTCTTGGCTCCCCCCGGATAGCCATCGACGTTGGAGCTATCAAAGATGGCCACGCACGCGGGATATCCAAAGTTTTTGCCGTACACCTCGCTGCTGGTGTCGTTGGGCAGTCCATGATAGTTGAGCTCCTCGCCGGGATTCGAGTTATGAACATCGACGCCTTTTCGCTGCATGTTGTCGATGGAGTTTTCAACCGACCACTAACCAAGTTAGCCatttcctttcttttccttttgttgaGAGACAGGCCACAAACGGCAGTCACTTACGATATATCCCGTGGCAGGATCTTCAGCCACGCCCACGCTGTTTCTAAGTCCCCATCCCAGCACCTCCCCGTCAGAATACTTGACCGGAGCACTCCCCTTGAGAAGACTGTCAATCTTGAACACGCGAATCTGACTTTTGCCCGACCCAATCTCCACAGTATCCTTGTCGATGTTTCCATCCGATCCTCTGGAGACGAGCAGCAGGTTCGAGTTGTGCCTTGGAATCAAGAGCGTGCGTGTAGAGTGGCCGCCCTGAACCATGCCAGTGATGATATTCTTGGCCTTTCCCGCCGTTCCCTTGGCCGCATCGTAGTCGTAGGCATACACATCcgttgacgacgacgcaAACAGTGTTTTGCCATCAGACGACAGCTCTATACCGTGGTTCAGCTTCACCATGTTAGCTTCCACCATAACAACCCATTCCTCATTACAACGCATGCCCAACtcacagtcttgtcagtaACAATTTGCGCACTCTTCCCAACGCAAGTATCTAtcccctccccatcatccaaCTCAAGCCGCCGAATACCCTTCCCACccgcctcaaccaccagcaagttCCCCTCCGTATCAGCAACCACACCGCGCGGCCTGCTCAAACCATTCGCCAAAACCTTGAACTTGACGCCCGGCGCCGTCTGCGGATTCGACTTTGGCTTTATGGGCTCGCAGTTCGCAGCGAGCGCCAGCCCAGTATACAGCGCCCCGAGGAGCAAATACAGCGGTGCCATGACTATCAACCATGTGAAGCTGACTAGAGCACGGAATAACGTTCAATGCGTCGGGTATGCTGCGGTTTTTATCACCAACAGCTCCTTCCCTCGGTCATTCTGGTCGTAGCGTAATACGCGTCATTGGCAGAATACgctcttctcctctttcgCACGCATTCCAGCAAGCCACCCATCGTCATGACCCGAAGCCTTAGCTCAAGAAAGATAGCTTGCGTCTTATCCCACCCGGCCAACCAAGAAATGGCATTTTCacttgcccaagccaagaaCGAAGCTGCCACACctcttgttggcttggccaaaAGCCGCAGGTGGTAGTTGGGAACAGATGCTGATCCTGGTGTCGAGCCAATGGCACAGACAATCGCGGGCGCAGGGGTCGTCTGGGAGAGCTATTTGCACGAAACTAAGCTCTCGCAAGCTGCATGAACGTGGAGGTGCATGAACAATGGCAGGTCGTCATTCGGGGCAAACGGTATTTTTGGCCGGTCGTTCCAGGATGCTCAAGTAGGATAGGTGCAGCCTAAATGGAACGTGCTTTGGCAGAAATAAATCGACATGGTACTGGCTCAATGGAATAAGCTTGTTCGCTTTTCACTTTCACTAACGTAGTGTCACTGGTAGTCGCCGTTTCATCTGCGGAGAAACCATTCACATTCACGCTTTTACTTCAAGTTCCCCGCAAAGATGCTTGCATCACATACATTGCGAGCTTGATTCCGCCGGCTATATTTCTAACCAACTACCTAGTTCGGCAATTGTTGACCAGGCACCGTAACGCCGCATTatgcatcatccatccaaaGTAACATTCTTATCCCCCAGGAAACAACCAAATCCCAGACTCCCAAGGCACTCAAGGTCCGACGTAGCATCTGACTGCAAACTTCTCGAATTTGCTACCCTCTTGAGGGTAGTATCTCCCACGACTTATGTCGCCGACGGAAACGAGACACTAGCACTGGTGGAATATTTCCAAATGCCAAAACCTGATGGTTACATTCAAGTCTAATATTCTGTTGGCCTTTCGCCAGGTAACCTATTCTCAAAAAATGTACAAGCCACCCATTCCAATGCAATTCATTTCTTACAACAACCATGAGTAGATTTGACCCGTCCCAGCTAGTCGTCCATTCGAACTCGAAGGGATAGGTGGAATCTGAAAGGAACACGAAGAGAACAAGGTTGAAAAGAAACCAGCCCGCTTCCTAACATAAATCCATCAAAGTGTGCCAATGTGGCTTCATTCGTTACACGTAATCCAACAGTAAATAGGGAAGAAATCAGGAGCAATAGAACAAAATGTTCGAGCTTGTTGCTTCATAGTGCTTCGCGGCAAATCCAGTCTAGTCGCTTTCGTTTTCAACAT from the Pochonia chlamydosporia 170 chromosome 6, whole genome shotgun sequence genome contains:
- a CDS encoding soluble quinoprotein glucose/sorbosone dehydrogenase (similar to Cordyceps militaris CM01 XP_006674087.1), with translation MAPLYLLLGALYTGLALAANCEPIKPKSNPQTAPGVKFKVLANGLSRPRGVVADTEGNLLVVEAGGKGIRRLELDDGEGIDTCVGKSAQIVTDKTLNHGIELSSDGKTLFASSSTDVYAYDYDAAKGTAGKAKNIITGMVQGGHSTRTLLIPRHNSNLLLVSRGSDGNIDKDTVEIGSGKSQIRVFKIDSLLKGSAPVKYSDGEVLGWGLRNSVGVAEDPATGYIWSVENSIDNMQRKGVDVHNSNPGEELNYHGLPNDTSSEVYGKNFGYPACVAIFDSSNVDGYPGGAKTGQQMVGDQMPSNYTDQWCQDDTVSPHITFGSHLAPLDIKFNHQGSAALISFHGSWNRKPPNGYRLSRVAFSKGFPKPDKSSTNAEQELMWNKDNAVCPGECFRPVGLTFDAEGKRVFMTSDSSGELYVVTGTDTCQYRSPGLVHQRR